The following coding sequences are from one Romeriopsis navalis LEGE 11480 window:
- the cysT gene encoding sulfate ABC transporter permease subunit CysT: MAGSGITSNSRKPRSRFPLAWRVTLGYMVLMLGLPLIALFSKAFSTSPGEFWRIATAPIALSAYEVTFVTALIAACFNGVFGTIVAWVLVKYEFPGRRLIDAIVDLPFALPTAVAGLTLATVYSKTGWVGGLLAPLGIKLAYTRLGVMIAMLFTSLPFVVRTVEPVLAEMEKDMEEAAWSLGASRAQTFWQVSLPPLLPAISTGVALGFSRAVGEFGSTVMVASNTPFKDLVAPVLIFQRLEQYDVVGATVIGCVLLMISLTLLISINLLQAWGKRYAD, encoded by the coding sequence ATGGCAGGTTCCGGCATCACATCCAATTCCCGTAAACCACGATCGCGGTTTCCGTTAGCCTGGCGCGTCACTTTGGGCTACATGGTGCTGATGCTCGGCTTACCCCTGATTGCCCTATTTAGTAAAGCGTTTAGTACCAGTCCAGGGGAATTTTGGCGAATTGCCACCGCACCGATCGCCCTTTCAGCCTACGAAGTCACATTTGTCACAGCATTGATTGCCGCTTGTTTCAATGGTGTATTTGGCACAATTGTCGCTTGGGTGTTAGTGAAATACGAGTTTCCCGGTCGCCGCTTGATCGACGCGATCGTCGATCTCCCATTTGCCCTACCAACAGCAGTCGCGGGATTAACTCTAGCAACGGTCTACAGCAAAACCGGCTGGGTCGGTGGCTTACTCGCACCGCTAGGCATTAAGTTGGCTTACACCCGGTTGGGTGTGATGATTGCCATGCTATTTACGTCACTGCCCTTCGTCGTCCGCACCGTGGAACCCGTCCTGGCGGAGATGGAAAAAGATATGGAAGAAGCCGCTTGGTCCCTGGGCGCATCGCGGGCTCAAACGTTTTGGCAGGTGTCTTTGCCGCCGCTACTACCGGCGATTTCTACGGGCGTCGCACTAGGGTTTTCCCGTGCGGTAGGGGAATTTGGTTCCACCGTCATGGTGGCGTCGAATACCCCGTTTAAGGATCTCGTCGCACCCGTGCTCATTTTTCAACGCCTTGAACAATACGACGTTGTAGGTGCCACAGTTATTGGTTGTGTGCTGTTGATGATTTCGTTGACGCTGTTGATTAGCATCAACCTCTTACAAGCCTGGGGAAAACGCTATGCTGACTAA
- a CDS encoding sulfate ABC transporter substrate-binding protein: MVLGLGQFSHWIRRWKQRLCFGLCGLSIALAITGCQGFGNADNTVEITLASFVSMKPAYQRIIPKFEAQWQQQHNQRVSINQSYSTSGSQTRALVDGLEADVAHLALALDMQKVAQEKLIEPGWEQEFPNGSIVAESVVALVTRAGNPKQINRWQDLTRSDIQVITADPRSSGVARWIFLALWNSVMQSGGSKAEADDFVRQLYQNVPVLSRDAREATSTFFRQGEGDILLNYENEIFLAAERGAELDYQIPGMNIAIETPVAIVDTNTDKHGNREVVTAFVQYLFSPEAQAEFAKVGFRPISGERDQTRFPTVTQLAQVEQLGGWQKLQADFFAEDALFDRIYQQK, translated from the coding sequence ATGGTTCTTGGGCTTGGACAATTTTCGCATTGGATACGGCGCTGGAAACAACGCCTCTGTTTTGGCCTATGTGGACTCAGCATTGCCCTGGCAATAACCGGCTGCCAAGGTTTCGGTAATGCGGACAATACCGTTGAGATTACCCTCGCGAGTTTTGTTTCGATGAAACCGGCCTATCAACGAATCATTCCCAAATTTGAGGCGCAGTGGCAGCAGCAGCACAATCAGCGCGTCTCGATTAATCAAAGCTACAGTACCTCCGGTAGCCAAACCCGTGCCTTAGTCGATGGCCTAGAAGCCGACGTGGCTCACCTCGCCCTCGCCCTCGATATGCAAAAGGTGGCCCAGGAGAAGCTAATCGAACCCGGCTGGGAGCAGGAATTTCCCAATGGCTCGATCGTCGCCGAGTCCGTCGTAGCATTAGTCACACGCGCCGGCAACCCCAAGCAGATCAACCGCTGGCAGGACTTAACTCGATCGGATATTCAAGTGATTACTGCCGATCCACGCAGTTCTGGCGTTGCCCGATGGATTTTCCTGGCCCTCTGGAATAGCGTGATGCAGTCCGGCGGCTCGAAGGCAGAAGCCGATGATTTTGTGCGGCAGCTCTACCAAAATGTCCCCGTTTTATCGCGGGATGCCCGGGAAGCCACCAGCACATTCTTCCGGCAGGGAGAAGGGGATATTCTACTGAACTATGAAAACGAAATTTTCCTTGCTGCCGAGCGGGGTGCAGAGCTGGACTATCAAATTCCGGGGATGAACATTGCGATCGAGACCCCCGTGGCGATCGTTGATACCAATACCGACAAACATGGTAATCGAGAAGTCGTTACCGCCTTTGTGCAATATCTATTTTCGCCAGAAGCGCAGGCAGAGTTTGCTAAGGTGGGATTCCGACCAATTTCCGGTGAGCGCGACCAGACGCGATTTCCCACGGTGACGCAACTGGCTCAAGTTGAGCAGTTGGGTGGCTGGCAAAAATTGCAGGCCGACTTCTTTGCCGAAGATGCTCTATTCGATCGGATTTACCAACAGAAATAA
- the cysW gene encoding sulfate ABC transporter permease subunit CysW, protein MLTNQQKSSGKIRIILITIAISYLFLILLAPAVNVFWQAFSKGFGPFLEVFSQADFISAVGLTFFVAAIVVPINSVFGLCAAWAIARHRFFGRSLVISLLDLPFSISPVVAGVMMILLYGNRGWFGGWLSTVGVKVIFGVPGIIIATAFVTMPFVAREVIPVLEEIGPEQEEAARTLGAKDWQIFWHVTLPNIRWGLLYGVILTNARAMGEFGAVSVVSGNIARKTQTLPLFVEESYKQYATTSAFAASVLLALLGLVTLVLKLFLERQLASKQKDD, encoded by the coding sequence ATGCTGACTAATCAACAAAAATCCTCTGGCAAAATTCGGATAATTCTGATTACGATCGCCATCAGTTATCTCTTTCTAATTCTGCTTGCCCCCGCGGTCAATGTCTTTTGGCAAGCATTTAGCAAGGGCTTTGGGCCGTTTCTTGAAGTTTTTTCCCAGGCCGATTTTATCAGTGCAGTGGGGCTAACATTCTTCGTCGCCGCCATTGTCGTACCGATTAATTCGGTGTTTGGGTTGTGTGCGGCTTGGGCGATCGCGCGGCATCGCTTTTTTGGGCGGTCATTAGTCATTAGCCTATTAGACCTGCCATTTTCGATTTCCCCCGTCGTCGCCGGGGTCATGATGATTTTACTCTACGGCAATCGCGGCTGGTTTGGCGGGTGGCTGAGTACGGTAGGCGTCAAAGTCATCTTTGGCGTTCCCGGTATTATCATCGCCACGGCGTTTGTCACCATGCCCTTCGTCGCACGGGAAGTGATTCCAGTTTTAGAAGAAATCGGCCCAGAACAAGAAGAAGCAGCCCGCACCCTCGGGGCAAAAGACTGGCAAATTTTCTGGCATGTAACACTGCCAAATATTCGCTGGGGTTTACTCTACGGCGTAATTCTCACCAATGCGCGGGCGATGGGAGAGTTTGGTGCTGTATCCGTAGTCTCAGGTAATATTGCTCGTAAAACTCAGACTTTACCGTTGTTTGTAGAAGAGTCGTATAAACAGTATGCAACTACTTCCGCATTCGCCGCTTCGGTGCTGTTAGCGTTATTGGGATTAGTCACGCTAGTCTTAAAATTATTCTTAGAACGGCAGTTAGCTAGCAAACAAAAAGACGATTAA
- the recJ gene encoding single-stranded-DNA-specific exonuclease RecJ, whose amino-acid sequence MSQTWIQPNAQPTEEFCQAVQALSQPFSGEYIAQILWERGIRDIDRLPGFIHAAQYTPHSPYDFGEEMQLAVDRLKTARDTGEKVAIWGDFDADGVTSTSVLWDGLGQFFDRATQLTYYIPNRFTESHGISKVGLDLLHEQGYTLIVTCDTGSTNIAEIEYAQTLGMETIVTDHHTLPDERPPVAAIVNPRFLDQDHPFYSFSGVAVAYKLVEALYLALPDVPTQPLAELLDLVAIGLIADLVELKGDCRYLCQQGIKQLQKQSKPETATRPGISRLLQLCKKTGDRPTDVSFGIGPRINAVSRIQGDAHFCVELLTSQDVDRCRTLAEETELANARRKSLQQDVYKQALAKAQTLDLSTTYVLVLWDEQWHPGVLGLVASQLAQEFGRPAVLLSTEDGMARGSARSIRQIDLYKLVKAQAHLLHRFGGHPFAAGLSLTMENLPIFADAVNQKMRQDFIDVDLDTEEITADLVIPVAALGKDLFQELKLLEPCGMGNPAPRLWIQDCHFERTWQRNIQDMKGKKIKYIKTDFEIVDASVEKGFPGVWWGHYREELPPGQCDALVELDNNTYKKRYEVRLLAVRSAETATNQTDTAWLLDWRTEKPPKINQKADKAIVKLTQVPHNWQELQTIFRRVLKKNKSLAIAYKLPTSGEQSHPELWSKLIGIAKYMSRTEAVVTRQTFQKQLGISTLTLKIGFEALQQLGFSITSSRSGFKITEPVHQTIAPEIFHQATATFEQAIQEETFRQHYFSQVPFSLLQSIAKQISLETETERAEVTAPD is encoded by the coding sequence ATGTCACAAACCTGGATTCAGCCCAATGCCCAACCCACAGAAGAATTCTGCCAAGCCGTCCAAGCCTTGAGTCAGCCCTTCAGTGGTGAATATATTGCGCAAATTCTCTGGGAACGCGGTATCCGTGACATCGATCGCCTCCCCGGCTTTATCCACGCCGCCCAATATACGCCCCATAGTCCCTACGACTTCGGCGAAGAAATGCAACTGGCGGTCGATCGACTCAAAACCGCCCGCGACACTGGCGAAAAAGTCGCAATTTGGGGCGACTTCGATGCCGATGGCGTCACTTCGACATCGGTACTGTGGGACGGTTTAGGCCAGTTTTTCGATCGCGCCACCCAACTCACTTACTACATCCCCAACCGCTTCACCGAATCCCACGGCATTTCGAAAGTCGGACTGGATTTACTGCATGAACAGGGCTATACCTTGATCGTCACCTGCGACACTGGCAGTACAAATATCGCCGAAATTGAATACGCCCAAACCCTCGGCATGGAGACGATCGTCACCGATCACCACACCCTGCCGGATGAGCGACCCCCCGTAGCGGCGATCGTCAATCCCCGGTTTTTAGATCAAGATCATCCCTTCTACAGTTTTTCCGGCGTCGCCGTTGCCTACAAACTGGTTGAAGCATTGTACTTAGCGCTGCCCGATGTACCCACCCAGCCATTGGCAGAGCTGTTAGATTTAGTAGCGATCGGTCTGATTGCCGATCTGGTAGAACTCAAAGGTGACTGTCGCTATCTCTGCCAACAAGGGATTAAACAGCTCCAAAAACAATCCAAACCGGAGACAGCCACGCGACCCGGTATTTCCCGTCTATTGCAACTCTGTAAGAAAACTGGCGATCGGCCCACCGATGTCTCCTTCGGCATCGGCCCCCGGATTAACGCCGTCAGTCGGATTCAAGGGGATGCTCACTTCTGTGTCGAACTGCTGACAAGTCAAGATGTCGATCGCTGTCGCACCCTCGCCGAAGAAACCGAACTGGCTAACGCCCGGCGCAAATCCCTCCAGCAAGACGTTTACAAACAAGCCTTAGCGAAAGCACAGACCCTCGATCTTTCGACTACGTATGTTTTAGTGCTGTGGGATGAACAATGGCATCCCGGTGTCCTCGGCCTCGTCGCCAGCCAACTCGCCCAAGAATTCGGCCGACCCGCCGTTTTGCTCAGCACTGAAGACGGTATGGCCCGGGGATCAGCTCGATCGATTCGCCAAATCGATCTCTACAAACTGGTCAAAGCCCAAGCACATCTACTCCATCGCTTCGGCGGACATCCCTTTGCCGCGGGCTTAAGTCTCACGATGGAGAACCTGCCGATCTTTGCCGATGCCGTCAATCAAAAAATGCGGCAAGACTTCATTGACGTGGATTTAGATACCGAGGAAATCACGGCGGATTTAGTCATTCCCGTCGCGGCCTTGGGCAAAGATCTATTCCAAGAATTAAAACTCCTAGAACCCTGCGGCATGGGCAATCCTGCTCCCCGTTTATGGATTCAAGATTGCCATTTTGAACGCACTTGGCAACGCAATATCCAAGATATGAAGGGTAAAAAAATTAAATATATCAAAACCGATTTTGAAATCGTCGATGCGTCAGTCGAAAAGGGCTTCCCTGGAGTCTGGTGGGGCCATTACCGCGAAGAACTGCCCCCGGGCCAATGCGATGCCCTCGTCGAACTCGACAACAACACCTACAAAAAACGCTACGAAGTCCGACTACTGGCGGTGCGATCAGCTGAAACCGCCACGAATCAAACCGATACGGCATGGCTGCTTGACTGGCGTACCGAAAAGCCGCCGAAAATCAATCAAAAAGCCGACAAAGCGATCGTCAAATTGACCCAAGTGCCGCACAACTGGCAAGAACTCCAAACAATTTTCCGCCGTGTGCTGAAGAAAAACAAATCCTTGGCAATCGCCTACAAACTCCCAACATCGGGCGAGCAAAGTCATCCCGAACTCTGGAGCAAACTCATCGGCATCGCCAAATATATGAGCCGCACCGAAGCCGTCGTCACTCGTCAGACCTTCCAAAAACAACTGGGAATCAGCACACTCACCCTAAAAATTGGCTTCGAGGCCCTCCAACAACTTGGCTTCAGCATCACCTCGAGTCGATCGGGCTTCAAAATCACGGAACCCGTCCACCAAACCATTGCTCCGGAAATTTTTCACCAGGCCACCGCCACCTTTGAACAAGCTATCCAAGAAGAAACCTTTCGACAACACTATTTCAGTCAGGTACCATTCTCACTACTCCAGTCAATCGCCAAACAAATCAGCCTCGAAACAGAAACAGAGCGTGCCGAAGTCACTGCTCCAGATTGA
- the nagA gene encoding N-acetylglucosamine-6-phosphate deacetylase: MPQMGQISREWLLRNARIPGYDGLQQVLLQDGVVSQVECSGNAPNTERQLDLLGDWLSLGGVDLQINGALGLAFPELTEANVDRLTEIGDWLWAAGVDAYCPTIVTTSISNIQRSLGLIRQFTVESSQTAKIIGVHLEGPCLNFEKRGAHPAEFLQPLTIEVMQQVLGDYSDIVSIITLAPELDPSGAVVEYLRQQGITVSLGHSQATAETANQAFAAGATMVTHAFNAMPSLHHRQPGLLGAAIVHPQVRCGFIADGEHISQIMLQLLLNASGDRQGLFLVSDALSPLGLPDGRYPWDSRAINVTQGTARLDDGTLSGTTLSLLQGVQNLVGWGLCSIATGIRLATSAPRHAIGQSSEIIGQPIEQLLRWHTEETRDQTSIKGWERLNLPTD; encoded by the coding sequence ATGCCACAGATGGGGCAAATCAGCAGGGAATGGTTGTTACGAAATGCCCGGATTCCTGGGTATGACGGTTTACAGCAAGTCCTACTGCAAGACGGTGTGGTCAGTCAGGTCGAGTGTTCTGGCAATGCCCCGAACACGGAACGCCAACTCGATCTCTTGGGGGACTGGCTATCGCTCGGGGGAGTGGATTTACAGATTAATGGCGCGTTGGGTTTAGCGTTTCCAGAATTGACGGAGGCCAATGTCGATCGCCTCACCGAAATTGGTGATTGGCTATGGGCCGCTGGCGTCGATGCCTATTGCCCCACCATCGTCACGACATCGATCAGCAATATTCAGCGATCGCTCGGATTAATTCGACAATTCACAGTCGAGTCTTCCCAGACCGCCAAGATTATCGGGGTTCACCTCGAAGGACCTTGTCTCAATTTTGAAAAGCGGGGGGCGCATCCCGCTGAGTTTTTACAGCCATTAACCATTGAGGTGATGCAACAAGTTCTCGGCGACTATAGCGATATCGTCAGCATCATCACCTTGGCACCGGAGCTCGACCCTAGTGGGGCTGTCGTAGAATATCTACGCCAGCAGGGAATTACTGTCAGCTTAGGCCATTCCCAAGCCACCGCCGAGACCGCCAATCAGGCATTTGCGGCCGGTGCGACCATGGTCACCCATGCGTTTAATGCCATGCCCTCACTCCACCATCGGCAGCCGGGCTTACTCGGCGCAGCAATCGTGCATCCGCAAGTCCGATGTGGCTTTATCGCCGACGGTGAACATATTAGTCAAATCATGCTGCAATTACTGCTGAATGCCAGTGGTGATCGTCAGGGACTATTTCTGGTGAGTGATGCCCTATCGCCATTAGGCTTGCCGGATGGTCGCTACCCCTGGGACAGCCGTGCCATTAACGTCACCCAAGGCACGGCCCGACTCGACGATGGCACCCTCTCCGGCACCACACTGTCGCTGTTACAGGGCGTCCAAAATCTGGTGGGATGGGGCTTATGCTCGATCGCAACGGGAATTCGGTTAGCGACTAGTGCGCCGCGTCACGCGATCGGGCAATCCAGCGAAATCATCGGCCAGCCCATTGAGCAATTACTCCGCTGGCACACTGAAGAAACGCGGGATCAAACAAGCATTAAGGGTTGGGAAAGACTCAATTTGCCAACGGACTAA
- a CDS encoding VOC family protein, with amino-acid sequence MQQNQASNQSPGSKKPPPVGLHLKRPCMLVADLERAFTLYRDVLGFQVDYLSEEAGPDSYLYKVFQIPAVARLKFASLSTDNEARALALAEVKGIELPPRSLPHSIGLVIQVEAITPVLEQVVAMGLSIVEPNHFTAPPNLEFTEQGIYDFDGQLIVLYETRVVEPLPST; translated from the coding sequence ATGCAACAAAATCAAGCATCGAATCAGAGTCCAGGCTCGAAAAAGCCACCGCCCGTTGGGTTGCATCTTAAGCGGCCTTGTATGTTGGTCGCTGACTTGGAGCGGGCCTTCACCTTATATCGGGATGTTTTGGGGTTTCAGGTAGATTATTTGAGTGAGGAAGCGGGGCCAGACTCCTATCTTTATAAGGTGTTTCAGATTCCCGCAGTGGCGCGGCTGAAGTTTGCGTCTTTGAGTACGGATAATGAGGCTCGGGCGTTGGCGTTGGCGGAGGTGAAGGGGATTGAATTGCCGCCTCGGAGTTTGCCCCACTCGATCGGTTTAGTAATTCAGGTGGAAGCGATCACGCCCGTGCTGGAGCAAGTGGTGGCGATGGGGTTGTCGATCGTTGAACCGAATCATTTCACGGCGCCACCGAATCTCGAGTTTACGGAGCAAGGTATCTATGACTTTGATGGACAATTGATTGTGCTATACGAGACGCGAGTGGTGGAGCCATTGCCATCAACTTAA
- a CDS encoding YdcF family protein: MRLRRPRIPKRCLRLLVAFWLGCSLLWSLGLAWQLHAASQQPIDTVLVLGGSIHREIHATRLANRYPDVPILISKGSPQPCIRLIFERRHLDLSRVWLEECAHSTFTNFYFSLPVLQQWQVHKVRLVTSGNHMSRASRMAKIILGSHGIWVEPEAALEVGRPGNRESRAKMALDVLRSLGWAIGSQVYQPRCQQVVPLSEVNLTAWRKQGFKCQHQKLLNLEQ, encoded by the coding sequence ATGCGACTCCGGCGACCCCGAATTCCTAAGCGTTGCCTGCGTCTGTTGGTGGCATTTTGGCTGGGCTGCAGTTTGCTATGGAGCTTAGGTTTGGCTTGGCAACTACATGCGGCTTCGCAGCAACCGATCGATACTGTCTTGGTTTTAGGCGGCAGCATTCATCGGGAAATTCATGCAACGCGCTTGGCGAATCGCTACCCAGATGTGCCAATTTTAATTTCGAAGGGGTCGCCTCAGCCTTGTATTCGGTTGATTTTTGAGCGGCGGCATCTGGACTTAAGTCGAGTTTGGCTCGAGGAATGCGCCCACTCGACGTTTACCAATTTCTACTTTAGTTTGCCAGTCCTGCAGCAGTGGCAGGTGCATAAAGTGAGGCTGGTTACCTCGGGTAACCATATGTCCCGGGCCTCACGCATGGCCAAAATTATTCTGGGCAGCCACGGAATCTGGGTTGAGCCGGAAGCGGCATTAGAAGTGGGCCGTCCGGGCAATCGTGAATCGAGGGCCAAGATGGCGCTCGATGTTCTCCGATCGCTGGGCTGGGCGATCGGTTCACAGGTATATCAACCCCGCTGTCAACAAGTGGTGCCTTTGTCTGAGGTCAACTTAACGGCTTGGCGCAAGCAGGGGTTTAAGTGTCAGCACCAAAAACTACTCAATCTGGAGCAGTGA